Proteins from a genomic interval of Parvivirga hydrogeniphila:
- a CDS encoding glycosyltransferase family 4 protein, whose product MRILYIHQFFATRESSLGLIRSYEFARRWIAEGHEVTVITSSSRLPEEFDKRLLCEGFIDGIRIRSVRVRYSNYMGYARRMWSFLLFTIGATFLAVTSGKHDVVFATSTPLTVGIPGWVASALTRTPFVFEVRDLWPEAAIQMGALKRNGLLARAAKRLERFLYRHAKHVIALSPGMADGVLAEGVPPERVHMVPNSSDLDLFYPAPKDHGFLASLGVPEGAFVVGYAGAIGPSNAVEAQVPEAARTLHERGRDDIVFVIAGDGKCLPKLKELTDGLPNVRLVGSLPKKDVPVLTRSADVLMTLFADVPILATNSPNKFFDGLASGRPMIVNSNGWTRALVEEHDCGVYVPAGDGIALADALEKLASDRDRLEQMGRNARKLAEERFSRDDLADQVLAVLKDAAGSR is encoded by the coding sequence ATGCGGATACTGTACATCCACCAGTTCTTCGCCACCCGTGAGTCCTCGCTCGGACTCATCCGGTCGTACGAGTTCGCCCGGAGATGGATCGCCGAGGGACACGAGGTCACCGTCATCACGAGCTCGTCTCGCCTGCCTGAGGAGTTCGACAAGCGGCTTCTGTGCGAGGGCTTCATCGACGGCATCCGCATCCGGTCAGTTCGCGTTCGCTACTCGAACTACATGGGGTACGCGCGCCGCATGTGGTCGTTCTTGCTGTTCACGATCGGCGCGACGTTCCTCGCCGTGACCTCCGGCAAGCACGACGTCGTGTTCGCCACCTCGACGCCGCTCACCGTGGGCATCCCAGGATGGGTCGCCTCCGCACTGACCCGCACCCCGTTCGTGTTCGAGGTGAGAGACCTCTGGCCTGAAGCGGCCATCCAAATGGGAGCCCTCAAGCGCAACGGCCTCCTTGCACGCGCAGCCAAGCGTCTCGAACGCTTCTTGTACCGGCACGCAAAGCACGTCATCGCCTTGTCTCCCGGCATGGCAGACGGCGTGCTCGCCGAGGGCGTGCCTCCTGAGCGCGTCCACATGGTTCCCAACTCGTCGGACCTGGACCTGTTCTACCCCGCTCCGAAAGACCACGGGTTCTTGGCATCGCTCGGCGTTCCCGAGGGCGCCTTCGTGGTCGGGTACGCCGGCGCGATCGGGCCCTCCAACGCTGTCGAGGCGCAGGTGCCAGAAGCTGCGCGCACCCTGCACGAGCGTGGACGCGATGACATCGTCTTCGTCATCGCGGGGGACGGCAAGTGCTTGCCGAAGCTCAAGGAGCTGACCGACGGGCTTCCGAACGTACGCCTCGTCGGCTCGCTCCCCAAGAAGGACGTCCCGGTTCTCACGCGTTCTGCAGATGTGCTGATGACGCTGTTCGCCGACGTGCCGATCCTTGCGACGAACTCGCCCAACAAGTTCTTCGACGGGCTTGCCTCGGGACGCCCGATGATCGTCAACTCGAACGGCTGGACGCGCGCGCTCGTCGAAGAGCACGACTGCGGCGTGTACGTGCCGGCGGGTGACGGCATCGCCCTGGCCGACGCGCTCGAGAAGCTTGCTTCCGACCGCGATCGCCTCGAACAGATGGGCCGCAACGCACGGAAGCTTGCCGAGGAGCGGTTCTCGCGCGACGACCTGGCTGACCAGGTGCTGGCCGTCTTGAAAGACGCGGCTGGAAGCCGCTAG
- a CDS encoding UDP-glucose dehydrogenase family protein encodes MASVTVVGTGYVGLVTGVCLSKSGHTVTCVDIDPKKVDLLRSGRSPIFEPGVEDLLAEGIAAGTLRFETPANGWRDLVGDVTFVAVGTPMAPNGSADLSAVRAAVSSLAREADRPFVLVMKSTVPPGTGAALTERYLRHAATPIAYVSNPEFLREGHAVDDWFHTDRIVLGSDDAAALETMRALYADIEAPVLATDVTSAETIKYASNAFLSTKISFINEIANLCDCIGADIDAVARGLGLDARIGAQFLKAGIGYGGSCFPKDTRALDFISTLNGYQFTLLKSVIEVNNRQRLLPVVHLTRAMRDMHDRSIAVLGLSFKPDTDDVRESPALDIVPLLVEEGADVRAYDPIAAPVLLPSGARRTETVWEALDGASAAVVVTEWREFMDLDWARARELMRDPAVVFDGRNCLDSARVSAAGLTYMAVGRPGAHRGA; translated from the coding sequence ATGGCGTCCGTCACCGTCGTCGGAACAGGATACGTCGGTCTCGTGACCGGCGTCTGCCTCTCGAAGTCCGGCCATACCGTCACGTGCGTCGATATCGACCCGAAGAAGGTCGACCTGCTGCGCTCTGGCAGAAGCCCGATATTCGAGCCCGGCGTCGAGGACCTGCTGGCAGAGGGCATCGCCGCTGGAACGCTTCGCTTCGAGACCCCTGCCAACGGCTGGCGCGACCTGGTGGGCGATGTCACCTTCGTTGCGGTCGGCACCCCGATGGCGCCCAACGGCTCAGCCGACCTTTCTGCGGTGCGCGCAGCGGTCTCGTCGCTCGCTCGCGAGGCCGACCGGCCATTCGTGCTCGTCATGAAGTCGACCGTGCCTCCCGGCACCGGTGCGGCGCTCACGGAGCGCTATCTACGACACGCCGCCACGCCGATCGCCTACGTCTCGAACCCCGAGTTCCTCCGGGAGGGCCACGCGGTCGACGACTGGTTCCACACCGACCGCATCGTGCTCGGCAGCGACGACGCGGCTGCGCTCGAGACCATGCGGGCGCTGTACGCGGACATCGAGGCACCCGTGCTGGCCACCGATGTGACCAGCGCCGAGACGATCAAGTACGCGAGCAACGCGTTCCTGTCCACGAAGATCTCGTTCATCAACGAGATCGCCAACCTGTGCGACTGCATCGGCGCAGACATCGACGCGGTGGCCCGCGGCCTGGGTCTCGACGCGCGCATCGGCGCACAGTTCCTGAAGGCCGGCATCGGATACGGCGGGTCGTGCTTCCCGAAAGACACGCGGGCGCTCGACTTCATCTCGACGCTGAACGGCTACCAGTTCACCTTGCTCAAGTCCGTCATCGAGGTGAACAACAGGCAGCGGCTGCTGCCGGTGGTGCACCTCACACGTGCGATGCGCGACATGCACGATCGCTCGATCGCGGTGCTCGGTCTCTCCTTCAAACCGGACACGGACGACGTACGCGAGTCCCCAGCCCTCGACATCGTGCCGCTCCTCGTCGAAGAGGGAGCGGACGTGCGCGCCTACGACCCGATTGCTGCACCTGTGCTGCTGCCGTCAGGCGCTCGGCGCACCGAGACCGTCTGGGAGGCGCTCGATGGGGCGTCTGCCGCCGTGGTCGTCACCGAGTGGCGGGAGTTCATGGATCTCGACTGGGCGCGCGCACGCGAGCTCATGCGCGATCCGGCCGTCGTCTTCGATGGACGCAACTGCCTCGACTCGGCGCGAGTCTCTGCAGCCGGACTGACGTACATGGCCGTGGGCCGTCCTGGAGCGCATCGCGGAGCGTAA
- a CDS encoding O-antigen ligase family protein produces MQAAGQVEAGRGAAWKSASLWLAAAVASGAIAGLAATSRAGMLVLAAVVGATAFAAVVRKPHLGVYLIVALVPLDIYGRIISRPVPLTLYQLALALALAAWWVRAAAEPGRWVRFAPVDVGCAMLVAAAFASAVWSVDPPSTLRAGVRVLFAWLLALFTANVLTGRKRFRFAYAVLLGTAVLHGAIGFAQQFVPGFDLGRVRVYMAAGGRVNFVRASGFFEDPNMFAGFLAASFVAGLAFVVHSSTRRELLVWSIATAVTGAGLLATLSRTGWVTAALGAVVVALTAPPRRRMWIVTAGLVGVLGLTAVAPGTVATRAASIFDTERDESNRTRYGMYQSTIEMIRDDWVLGTGLAAYEKVYPAYRKPGTSQVVVKPHQLPLSFWAEMGVLGLAVEMVLALGVWMLFWPRRGRPWSVYEGAALAGLVSLLAGSLFQYYLYFEYLWLFLAFAVAASRLGAGVAIGFERGHDG; encoded by the coding sequence GTGCAGGCAGCCGGACAGGTCGAGGCGGGACGGGGCGCTGCGTGGAAGAGCGCGTCCCTGTGGCTCGCCGCGGCCGTCGCAAGCGGAGCGATTGCGGGGCTTGCGGCCACGAGTCGGGCCGGAATGCTCGTGCTTGCGGCCGTGGTCGGCGCCACGGCATTCGCGGCCGTGGTGCGTAAACCGCACCTCGGCGTCTACCTCATCGTCGCACTGGTGCCGCTCGACATCTACGGCCGCATCATCTCGCGCCCGGTCCCGCTCACGCTCTACCAGCTCGCGCTCGCCCTCGCACTCGCTGCGTGGTGGGTGCGTGCAGCAGCAGAGCCGGGCCGCTGGGTGCGGTTCGCGCCGGTGGACGTCGGGTGCGCGATGCTGGTGGCGGCCGCGTTCGCGTCCGCCGTGTGGTCGGTCGATCCGCCGAGCACGCTCCGCGCGGGGGTCCGCGTCCTGTTCGCATGGCTGCTCGCGCTGTTCACGGCGAACGTGCTCACCGGCCGAAAGCGCTTCCGTTTCGCGTACGCCGTTCTGTTGGGCACCGCCGTGCTGCACGGGGCCATCGGCTTCGCGCAGCAGTTCGTGCCCGGGTTCGACCTCGGGCGCGTGAGGGTGTACATGGCGGCAGGGGGTCGCGTGAACTTCGTGCGCGCCTCCGGCTTCTTCGAGGACCCGAACATGTTTGCCGGGTTCCTGGCTGCTTCTTTCGTGGCGGGGCTCGCCTTCGTCGTGCACAGCTCCACGCGGCGCGAGCTCCTCGTCTGGTCGATCGCCACGGCGGTGACCGGGGCCGGGCTGCTGGCGACGCTCTCGCGCACGGGCTGGGTGACGGCTGCGCTCGGAGCGGTGGTAGTAGCGCTCACCGCGCCTCCGCGTAGGAGGATGTGGATCGTGACGGCAGGCTTGGTCGGCGTGCTCGGACTCACGGCGGTGGCGCCGGGCACCGTGGCGACGCGGGCGGCGTCCATCTTCGACACCGAACGGGACGAGTCGAACCGTACGCGCTACGGGATGTACCAGTCGACCATCGAGATGATCCGAGACGACTGGGTCTTGGGCACGGGCCTTGCCGCGTACGAGAAGGTGTACCCTGCCTATCGGAAGCCCGGGACCAGCCAGGTCGTTGTCAAGCCGCATCAGCTCCCGCTCTCGTTCTGGGCGGAGATGGGGGTTCTCGGACTGGCCGTCGAGATGGTGCTCGCGCTCGGTGTGTGGATGCTATTCTGGCCTCGCAGGGGCAGACCATGGTCGGTGTACGAGGGCGCGGCTCTCGCCGGACTGGTGTCGCTGCTTGCGGGCTCGCTATTCCAGTACTATCTGTACTTCGAGTATCTGTGGTTGTTCCTGGCTTTCGCGGTGGCGGCGAGTCGTCTTGGCGCCGGTGTCGCGATCGGATTCGAGCGAGGTCACGATGGCTGA
- a CDS encoding glycosyltransferase — protein sequence MSGDRTSRESRLRGVLLSKSFPNPAEPIRGLFVEEQMRATADAVVWSVVAPVPYVPKVLARIFDEPYIKGSGSIDGASVRYPRYPVVPRRLAHRLVPGAIARTADKAFRAAKMEVDAQFVHAHELFTGGGAARRLCARTGLPFVVTAHGQDLYSNLRRPAWHREVEQAVRAAAAVVCVSRRLADDAVRLVGADPAKVVVVPNTYDTGRFRFVERSRAGAPRFVAVGRLVPEKGHDVLLDAFASVASAIDGARLTIVGDGVKRAALEARARELGLEASVRFAGALAGRALAAELANADVFVLPSRSEGFGVVLVEAMATGLPVVATRCGGPEDIVTPRAGILVEAGDAEDLAHGMREAVERLDAFDGAEIARSAAERFSPAAVAARLVRVYEDVIAGRAPRDAIGGER from the coding sequence GTGAGCGGAGACCGCACATCACGGGAGTCGCGGCTTCGGGGCGTGCTGCTCTCGAAGTCGTTCCCGAACCCGGCCGAGCCGATCCGGGGACTCTTCGTGGAAGAGCAGATGCGGGCGACGGCGGACGCTGTCGTGTGGTCGGTCGTGGCGCCGGTCCCCTACGTGCCCAAGGTTCTGGCTCGCATCTTTGACGAGCCGTACATCAAGGGATCGGGCAGCATCGACGGGGCCAGCGTCCGCTATCCGCGCTATCCGGTAGTGCCGCGCCGCCTCGCGCACCGCCTGGTGCCCGGAGCGATCGCGCGCACGGCAGACAAGGCGTTCAGGGCGGCGAAGATGGAGGTCGACGCGCAGTTCGTGCACGCGCACGAGCTGTTCACTGGGGGCGGCGCTGCGCGTCGGCTGTGCGCTCGCACGGGTCTGCCGTTCGTGGTCACGGCACATGGCCAGGACTTGTACTCGAACCTGCGCCGTCCTGCGTGGCACCGCGAGGTGGAGCAGGCTGTGCGGGCGGCTGCGGCAGTGGTGTGCGTGAGCAGGCGTCTTGCTGACGATGCGGTCCGGCTCGTCGGTGCCGATCCGGCGAAAGTCGTCGTTGTTCCGAACACGTACGACACCGGCCGCTTCCGGTTCGTCGAACGGTCGCGGGCAGGTGCGCCGCGGTTCGTCGCGGTCGGGCGCCTCGTTCCCGAGAAGGGGCACGATGTGCTTCTTGACGCCTTCGCGTCTGTGGCTTCTGCCATCGACGGTGCGCGTCTGACGATCGTCGGTGACGGCGTGAAGCGCGCTGCGCTCGAGGCGCGCGCACGAGAGCTCGGGCTCGAAGCCAGCGTGCGGTTCGCTGGGGCGCTCGCTGGCAGGGCGCTTGCTGCAGAGCTCGCGAACGCCGACGTATTCGTGCTGCCTTCGCGTTCGGAGGGCTTCGGTGTCGTGCTCGTCGAGGCGATGGCGACCGGCCTGCCGGTCGTCGCTACCCGATGCGGGGGGCCTGAAGACATCGTGACGCCTCGTGCCGGGATCCTGGTGGAGGCCGGAGACGCTGAGGACCTGGCGCACGGCATGCGTGAGGCGGTCGAGAGGCTCGACGCGTTCGATGGGGCCGAGATCGCGCGCAGCGCGGCCGAGCGGTTCTCGCCGGCTGCGGTGGCCGCCAGGCTCGTGAGGGTGTACGAGGACGTCATCGCTGGTCGCGCACCGCGCGATGCGATTGGAGGCGAGCGATGA
- a CDS encoding glycosyltransferase family 4 protein, which produces MSVRGTIVMVASASVTADPRIIKEAEALVADGWEVVVLAWDRARRDPERIERDGWRIERVGPEAAHGGGPRNVAKYWRFWAEAAARCVALAPDVIHCHDLDTAIVAVRARRRLPRLRVVLDFHELYRESRALPQGGLPGVIARAAARLVERTAIPKADVVVTVTSAHVAYYERLGARRVVLVENAPDLDRYTVVDRREDDFVVSFIGQKRWITGLVKLMQAIQPHPHLKALLAGGGTAAEEIARIASTMERIEVLGRVEPDEIPGLYHRCDAVYACYDASLGNWRTTIPVKALEGMACGLPVIVTRGTWIGDFVEQHELGFAIDPLDVAEVEEVLLRLSSDRELAREMGRRGRAIIEGGLNWAAAARRLTDAYRGLAGEAGPGPDVVD; this is translated from the coding sequence ATGAGCGTGCGAGGCACGATCGTCATGGTGGCCAGCGCGTCGGTCACAGCCGATCCGCGCATTATCAAAGAAGCCGAAGCGCTCGTCGCTGACGGCTGGGAGGTCGTCGTGCTCGCGTGGGACCGTGCGAGGCGCGATCCGGAGCGCATCGAGCGCGACGGCTGGCGCATCGAGCGCGTCGGTCCCGAAGCGGCGCACGGCGGCGGGCCACGGAACGTCGCGAAGTACTGGCGGTTCTGGGCAGAGGCCGCCGCACGGTGCGTTGCGCTCGCACCGGACGTCATCCACTGCCACGACCTTGACACCGCCATCGTCGCGGTGAGAGCCAGGCGTCGTCTGCCGCGTCTGCGGGTCGTGCTCGACTTCCACGAGCTGTACCGTGAGAGCCGCGCGCTCCCGCAGGGAGGGCTGCCCGGCGTCATCGCGCGTGCGGCGGCTCGGCTCGTCGAGCGAACGGCGATACCGAAGGCCGATGTCGTCGTGACCGTGACCTCGGCCCACGTGGCGTACTACGAGCGGCTGGGGGCGCGGCGCGTGGTGCTCGTCGAGAACGCGCCCGACCTCGATCGCTACACGGTGGTCGACCGGCGCGAAGACGACTTTGTGGTGAGCTTCATCGGCCAGAAGCGGTGGATAACCGGGCTGGTCAAGCTCATGCAAGCGATCCAGCCGCACCCGCACCTGAAGGCCCTGCTCGCGGGCGGCGGCACGGCGGCGGAGGAGATCGCCCGCATCGCGTCGACGATGGAGCGCATCGAAGTGCTCGGCCGGGTCGAACCGGACGAGATCCCCGGGCTGTACCACCGGTGCGACGCGGTGTACGCGTGCTACGACGCCTCGCTCGGAAACTGGAGAACGACGATCCCCGTGAAGGCGCTCGAGGGCATGGCGTGCGGGCTGCCAGTGATCGTGACGCGCGGCACCTGGATCGGTGACTTCGTCGAGCAGCACGAGCTCGGCTTTGCGATCGACCCGCTGGACGTCGCCGAGGTGGAAGAGGTACTGCTCAGGCTTTCGTCCGACCGCGAGCTCGCGCGGGAGATGGGGCGGCGGGGCAGGGCGATCATCGAGGGCGGGCTGAACTGGGCGGCAGCGGCGCGACGCCTCACAGACGCCTACCGCGGGCTTGCTGGCGAGGCCGGACCGGGTCCGGATGTGGTAGACTGA
- a CDS encoding cell wall-binding repeat-containing protein: MRRSKHIHLASVALALLLVCSSLPLRARALEPAAIPTFTISGGGWGHGIGLSQYGSQGFALHGYTYDWIIKHYFQGTSIQKASNAVEVRVNLDKDSASRQSWTVRSVDATMTVYDGAASVKLPKNTYYTFTNDAGVVVTKYGTGSVVATFTGSWVKADPDGEALFEVKDPSGPPLHRDYPSGYPYVRWRGRFEVTRDGTQGLYAWNLVPLEQYLYGVVPRESPASWKPEALKAQAVAARSYAKAKIDPNDDGKRDNSLACTTADQVYGGHSRLSNGTVVMHEASSTNAAVDATRDLIAKDGSTIVMTFFHSSSGGNTANIEDVWPSATPKSYYTGVESPYEADAGNPNQSWTETMDGLAMAGKLGAPPSVYVRRVSIERGSSGYPKSTTFYFSNGTSTTLGADSVRIKLGLKSPNFWFFGFPMQRIAGADRYATAVEVSKKAYPTTSAAVVLASGEQYPDALSGSALAGAAKGPLLLTRPNELPDAVRIEVTRLKPAKVYVLGGAGAVSDDVLKALKSALPSAEVTRVGGVDRYETSAKVAALARSMKATTKAFVVSGESWADAAAVSPVAYRKGYPVLLVRRWSVPSATAAFLAAAKPAEVQVVGGPSVVDESVEASVAALTGGAAGRLYGGDRYETAAAVARWALGDGFTATEPYLATGLTYPDALAASALAGTRGFPLLLMRRDSVPEGTAAFLREHKLAISTLWLLGGPGAISDAGEAALESAMAQ, encoded by the coding sequence GTGCGTCGCAGCAAGCACATCCACCTAGCGTCTGTCGCTCTTGCGTTGCTCCTCGTCTGCTCGTCGCTTCCGCTGCGCGCTCGTGCGCTCGAACCTGCGGCGATCCCGACCTTCACGATCTCAGGCGGTGGCTGGGGGCACGGCATCGGGCTCTCGCAGTACGGTAGCCAAGGGTTCGCGCTGCACGGCTACACCTATGACTGGATCATCAAGCACTACTTCCAGGGCACGAGCATCCAGAAGGCATCGAACGCGGTGGAAGTGCGCGTCAACCTCGACAAGGACAGCGCGTCCCGACAATCGTGGACGGTGAGGTCGGTCGACGCCACGATGACCGTGTACGATGGCGCTGCATCCGTGAAGCTGCCGAAGAACACCTACTACACGTTCACGAACGACGCTGGCGTCGTCGTCACGAAATACGGCACGGGGTCGGTCGTGGCCACCTTCACGGGCTCGTGGGTCAAGGCAGACCCTGACGGCGAGGCGCTCTTCGAGGTGAAGGACCCTTCAGGCCCGCCTTTGCACCGCGACTATCCCTCCGGGTACCCGTACGTCCGGTGGCGCGGGCGTTTCGAGGTGACGCGCGACGGGACGCAGGGGCTCTACGCATGGAACCTCGTTCCACTCGAGCAGTACCTGTACGGCGTCGTGCCGCGGGAGAGCCCGGCAAGCTGGAAACCGGAAGCGCTCAAAGCGCAAGCGGTGGCGGCGCGCTCGTACGCGAAAGCCAAGATCGACCCGAACGACGACGGTAAACGCGACAACAGCCTCGCGTGCACGACCGCCGATCAGGTCTACGGCGGGCACTCGCGCCTGTCGAACGGCACGGTGGTGATGCACGAGGCGTCGAGCACCAACGCCGCTGTGGACGCGACGCGCGATCTCATCGCGAAGGACGGCTCGACGATCGTGATGACGTTCTTCCATTCGTCCTCGGGCGGAAATACGGCGAACATCGAGGACGTGTGGCCGTCCGCGACTCCGAAGTCGTACTACACCGGCGTCGAATCTCCGTACGAGGCCGACGCTGGAAACCCCAACCAGAGCTGGACGGAGACGATGGACGGTCTGGCGATGGCGGGAAAGCTCGGCGCACCACCCTCGGTCTACGTCCGGCGCGTCTCCATCGAACGGGGCTCGAGCGGCTACCCGAAGTCGACGACGTTCTACTTCAGCAACGGCACGAGCACGACGCTCGGCGCCGATTCGGTGCGCATCAAGCTCGGTCTCAAGTCACCGAACTTCTGGTTCTTCGGTTTCCCGATGCAGCGCATCGCAGGCGCGGACAGGTATGCGACGGCGGTCGAAGTCTCGAAGAAGGCGTACCCGACCACGAGCGCGGCCGTGGTGCTGGCCTCTGGCGAGCAGTACCCGGACGCGCTCTCTGGCTCGGCGCTCGCTGGGGCGGCAAAGGGCCCGCTCCTGCTCACGCGGCCGAACGAGCTTCCGGACGCCGTGCGGATCGAGGTGACGCGCCTGAAGCCCGCAAAGGTGTACGTCCTCGGCGGCGCCGGCGCGGTGAGCGATGACGTGCTGAAGGCTCTGAAGAGCGCGCTGCCCTCTGCAGAGGTGACGCGCGTCGGAGGGGTCGACCGCTACGAGACGTCCGCGAAGGTCGCAGCGCTCGCACGCTCGATGAAGGCCACCACAAAGGCGTTCGTGGTGAGCGGCGAGTCATGGGCAGATGCCGCCGCCGTGTCGCCTGTTGCGTACCGCAAGGGCTACCCGGTGCTCCTCGTGCGCCGCTGGAGCGTGCCGAGCGCGACCGCCGCGTTCCTTGCCGCTGCGAAGCCCGCGGAAGTCCAGGTGGTGGGCGGACCGAGCGTCGTCGACGAATCGGTCGAGGCTTCCGTCGCCGCGCTCACGGGCGGAGCGGCCGGACGCCTCTACGGTGGCGACCGCTACGAAACGGCCGCCGCGGTCGCGCGCTGGGCGCTCGGCGACGGGTTCACCGCGACGGAGCCGTACCTCGCCACCGGGCTCACGTACCCCGATGCGCTTGCGGCGAGCGCGCTCGCCGGCACACGCGGCTTCCCGTTGCTGCTCATGCGGCGCGACTCGGTGCCCGAGGGCACCGCCGCGTTCCTCCGCGAGCACAAGCTTGCGATCAGCACGCTTTGGCTGCTCGGCGGCCCCGGCGCGATCAGCGACGCCGGCGAAGCGGCGCTCGAATCCGCCATGGCGCAGTAA
- a CDS encoding purine-nucleoside phosphorylase — protein sequence MLPVTLDVPEQDARRTREALGAPARIAVVLGSGLSGLADDAADAVAIPYAELDGFPKVGAVAGHAGRLVAGTIAGERVLLFQGRAHQYQGATALQAAYPARLAAAAGCETLLVTNAAGGVREGLRPGDLVLISDHLNLMGTNPLIGWPGPDGGFPFVPMRDAYDPELRALMRATAERIGVALHDGVYAGLLGPSYETPAEVRMLRTLGADVVGMSTVPEVIAARALGLRVVGLSLVTNAAAGVGLSHEEVLEAGRQAAESMKLLATAFIEGFARIA from the coding sequence ATGCTGCCGGTCACCCTGGATGTGCCCGAGCAGGACGCGCGTCGCACGCGTGAGGCCCTCGGTGCGCCTGCACGGATCGCGGTGGTGCTCGGCTCCGGGCTCTCGGGCCTCGCCGACGACGCTGCCGATGCGGTCGCGATCCCGTACGCGGAGCTCGACGGCTTCCCGAAAGTCGGTGCTGTCGCTGGTCACGCTGGTCGTCTGGTTGCGGGCACGATCGCCGGCGAGCGGGTGCTCCTCTTCCAGGGCCGTGCGCACCAGTACCAAGGCGCGACGGCGCTTCAAGCAGCGTACCCTGCGCGGCTCGCGGCCGCGGCGGGATGCGAGACGCTTCTCGTGACGAACGCGGCCGGCGGAGTGCGCGAGGGTTTGCGTCCTGGCGACCTGGTGTTGATCTCCGACCACCTGAACCTCATGGGCACCAACCCGCTCATCGGTTGGCCAGGGCCTGACGGCGGTTTCCCGTTCGTGCCGATGCGCGACGCGTACGACCCGGAGCTGCGGGCGCTCATGCGCGCGACAGCGGAGCGGATCGGCGTGGCGCTGCACGACGGCGTGTACGCCGGGCTGCTCGGACCGTCGTACGAGACGCCTGCGGAGGTCAGGATGCTGCGCACGCTCGGCGCAGACGTGGTCGGGATGTCCACGGTCCCCGAAGTGATCGCTGCCCGTGCGCTCGGCCTGCGGGTGGTCGGGCTGTCGCTCGTGACGAACGCAGCCGCAGGCGTGGGTCTGTCGCACGAAGAGGTCCTCGAAGCGGGGAGGCAGGCGGCCGAGAGCATGAAGCTGCTCGCCACCGCCTTCATCGAGGGTTTCGCGCGCATCGCCTGA
- the ahcY gene encoding adenosylhomocysteinase yields MQHHVKDLSLAPAGVARIEWADRDMPVLASIRERFEREKPLAGVRVSACLHVTTETANLVRTLAAGGADVVLCASNPLSTQDDVAAALVAEYGIRTYAIKGEDTETYYAHIDAAIDHKPHITMDDGADVVGRIHAERTEALEGVIGGTEETTTGVIRLKAMAAEGALKYPIIAVNEANTKHLFDNRYGTGQSTIDGIIRATNRLIAGRTVVVSGYGWCGRGVAMRAEGLGANVIVCEVDPLRALEAVMDGYRVMPAAEAAREADIWVTVTGDINVIDSSAFDAMKDGAIIANSGHFNVEINIPHLRERAVAVREVKPLVEEFELADGRRIYLLADGRLVNLACAEGHPASVMDMSFANQALSAEHMVKHAAELAPGVYDVPREIDERIAALKLASMGVRIDTLTEEQERYLRSWQEGTV; encoded by the coding sequence GTGCAGCACCACGTGAAAGACCTGTCCCTCGCTCCGGCCGGCGTCGCTCGCATCGAGTGGGCCGACCGTGACATGCCTGTGCTCGCGAGCATCCGAGAGCGTTTCGAGCGCGAGAAGCCGCTCGCTGGCGTGCGCGTGAGCGCGTGCCTGCACGTGACGACCGAGACCGCGAACCTGGTGCGCACGCTCGCGGCGGGCGGCGCGGACGTCGTGCTGTGCGCGAGCAACCCGCTTTCGACGCAAGACGACGTGGCGGCAGCGCTCGTCGCGGAGTACGGCATCCGCACCTACGCGATCAAGGGCGAGGACACGGAGACCTACTACGCGCACATCGACGCCGCGATCGACCACAAGCCGCACATCACGATGGACGACGGTGCTGACGTCGTCGGCCGTATCCACGCCGAGCGCACAGAAGCGCTCGAAGGTGTCATCGGCGGCACCGAGGAGACGACGACCGGCGTCATCCGCCTCAAGGCGATGGCAGCCGAAGGCGCGCTCAAGTACCCGATCATCGCGGTGAACGAGGCGAACACCAAGCACCTGTTCGACAACCGCTACGGCACCGGCCAGTCGACGATCGACGGCATCATCCGGGCGACGAACCGGCTTATCGCTGGCCGGACGGTCGTGGTGAGCGGCTACGGCTGGTGCGGCCGCGGCGTGGCGATGCGCGCCGAGGGGCTCGGTGCGAACGTCATCGTGTGCGAGGTCGACCCGCTGCGCGCGCTCGAAGCGGTGATGGACGGCTACCGCGTGATGCCTGCTGCTGAGGCTGCTCGCGAGGCCGATATCTGGGTGACGGTCACAGGCGACATCAACGTCATCGATTCGTCCGCGTTCGACGCCATGAAAGACGGTGCGATCATCGCGAACTCGGGCCACTTCAATGTCGAGATCAATATCCCGCACCTGCGCGAGCGGGCGGTGGCGGTGCGCGAGGTCAAGCCGCTTGTGGAGGAGTTCGAGCTCGCCGACGGCCGCCGGATCTACCTGCTCGCCGACGGCCGGCTCGTCAACCTCGCGTGTGCGGAAGGTCACCCCGCCTCCGTGATGGACATGAGCTTCGCCAACCAGGCGCTCAGCGCCGAGCACATGGTCAAGCACGCGGCCGAGCTCGCGCCCGGCGTGTACGACGTGCCGCGCGAGATCGACGAGCGCATCGCTGCGCTCAAGCTGGCCTCGATGGGCGTGCGAATCGACACCCTCACCGAAGAGCAGGAGCGGTACCTGCGCTCCTGGCAAGAGGGGACGGTGTAG